Proteins from a single region of Halogeometricum borinquense DSM 11551:
- a CDS encoding UvrD-helicase domain-containing protein has translation MTQPNDHQQDLIDSTDGIHVVDAGAGTGKTFTVTRRYAEIVDQDEVAPADVLLVTFTNNAATEMKDRIVSHCGYGMRELSDAPIQTFHSLCHDLLMEHGFEAPTHLGIDDRITGSTRILEDETVEKAQFREFIRRFSDDHAAYDDFFRAIEDPVELLGLLTQLASKGVFPTADGWYRNGERHLDGDFEAFSELFDELNQPRNGGSKQSRLRSKLSRYGRNKCYLPDAPDKSTIRGGRGEKQVPADVARRAFEEDRADLKQFVHDVYFEYLEFALSRNYLNFGFLQLFAFVLLCDDHSLRDDVAFEYVMIDEFQDSSEIQFKLALLLADTNNLCVVGDWKQSIYSFQYAAVENITEFESRLDRFVAELNEDGERVSWATRPITDIELVENYRSTQAILDFSEHSLVTPAASTDKVDVEEVQDRIVSLSANTPCENSNIEAIQHEDEHEAILTKIQEIAGNEDYQVEEDGELRPPEYGDVAVLTRTRDFGRELLSAAAEYGLPMSYEGGIELFRSDPAKLLLAWLRILDADSERGWAVVLEEAGYTLDEIEYILDTERYPDNMQAFKTELAELETIGGVAQRVFSRYNYDGAHADVLLTTVQSIHSATTVTRGDLIQFIERGIENGSTQEVHASAGVNSVTVQTIHAAKGLEHPIVILVNMNSHRFPPSGGNSNTITFDDPIGLRQRKRYADDYGYPHIHDNWRTDVLRTCLPRGYDEERRLLYVSMTRAESHLVFSAGENPNTFFEELPVAVEEITPEVEADDRSETTQANLQISVPTPAGPVGHSPHTLMRDDVFEDVAGGRGTEFGTQVHEFAERYALGADVEPSKGNDDESHLKTLIDSLDGEIRVEEDVYLPLTVDGERVTISGVVDLVHILPDTVEIIDFKTDRGRHAEAEYRKQLSVYYHVLHECFPERDVTAAIFYTAEATRVDINPLSKADIAELTRAVL, from the coding sequence ATGACCCAACCGAACGACCATCAACAGGACCTGATCGACAGTACTGACGGCATTCACGTCGTTGACGCCGGTGCCGGAACGGGGAAGACCTTCACTGTCACCCGCCGGTACGCGGAGATTGTCGATCAGGACGAGGTTGCACCGGCGGACGTCCTCCTCGTGACGTTCACGAATAACGCGGCGACCGAGATGAAAGACCGGATCGTTTCCCACTGCGGCTACGGGATGCGGGAACTCTCTGACGCTCCGATTCAGACGTTCCATAGTCTCTGTCACGACCTGCTCATGGAACATGGGTTCGAGGCACCGACGCACCTCGGCATCGACGACCGAATTACTGGTTCGACGCGTATCCTTGAGGACGAGACTGTCGAGAAAGCGCAGTTCCGTGAGTTCATCCGCCGGTTCAGCGACGACCACGCTGCGTATGACGACTTCTTCCGTGCTATCGAAGACCCGGTCGAACTCCTCGGATTACTCACACAGCTCGCATCAAAAGGCGTCTTTCCAACGGCCGATGGCTGGTACCGAAACGGCGAACGCCATCTGGACGGTGATTTCGAGGCGTTCAGCGAACTGTTCGACGAGTTGAATCAACCGCGAAACGGGGGCAGCAAACAGTCGCGGCTTCGTTCGAAGCTTAGCCGCTACGGGCGGAACAAATGTTATCTCCCGGACGCTCCCGACAAATCGACAATCCGTGGTGGCCGGGGGGAGAAACAGGTCCCTGCCGACGTTGCACGTCGGGCGTTCGAGGAGGACCGAGCGGACCTCAAGCAGTTCGTTCACGACGTGTATTTCGAGTATCTCGAATTCGCGCTGAGCCGGAATTACCTCAACTTCGGCTTTCTCCAGTTGTTTGCCTTCGTCCTCCTCTGTGACGACCACAGCCTCCGCGACGATGTCGCCTTCGAGTACGTGATGATCGACGAGTTTCAGGACTCAAGCGAGATCCAGTTCAAACTCGCACTCTTGCTCGCGGACACGAACAACCTCTGTGTCGTCGGTGACTGGAAGCAGAGCATCTACTCGTTCCAGTACGCCGCGGTCGAGAATATTACCGAGTTCGAGTCTCGACTGGATCGGTTCGTCGCGGAACTGAACGAGGACGGCGAACGAGTGTCGTGGGCGACTCGCCCTATCACAGACATCGAACTAGTCGAGAACTACCGTTCGACGCAGGCTATCTTGGACTTCTCCGAACACAGTTTGGTGACGCCCGCCGCGAGTACAGACAAGGTCGATGTCGAAGAGGTCCAAGACCGAATCGTGTCGCTCTCCGCGAACACGCCCTGCGAGAACTCGAATATCGAGGCGATTCAGCACGAGGACGAACACGAAGCCATCTTGACGAAGATTCAGGAAATCGCGGGGAACGAGGACTATCAGGTCGAAGAAGACGGTGAGCTTCGACCGCCCGAGTACGGAGACGTTGCAGTTCTCACCCGGACACGGGACTTCGGGCGCGAACTACTGTCGGCCGCGGCGGAGTACGGACTGCCGATGTCGTACGAGGGGGGAATTGAGTTGTTCCGCTCTGATCCCGCGAAGCTTCTATTGGCGTGGCTTCGCATTCTCGACGCCGATTCCGAGCGCGGGTGGGCGGTCGTCCTCGAAGAGGCAGGCTACACACTGGACGAGATCGAGTACATCCTCGATACCGAGCGCTACCCCGATAACATGCAGGCGTTCAAGACCGAGTTGGCGGAGCTTGAGACCATCGGCGGGGTTGCACAGCGCGTCTTCTCCCGATATAACTACGATGGGGCGCACGCTGACGTGTTGTTGACGACGGTTCAATCGATACACAGCGCGACGACGGTAACGCGTGGTGACCTCATCCAGTTTATCGAACGCGGCATCGAAAACGGAAGCACGCAGGAGGTTCACGCGAGCGCCGGGGTGAACTCAGTAACTGTCCAGACGATTCACGCGGCTAAGGGTCTCGAACATCCCATCGTCATCCTTGTGAACATGAACAGCCATCGTTTCCCGCCGTCCGGCGGGAACAGTAACACGATCACGTTCGATGACCCCATCGGTCTCCGTCAGCGGAAACGCTACGCTGACGACTACGGCTACCCGCATATCCACGATAACTGGCGGACTGACGTGCTCCGAACCTGCTTGCCGCGTGGGTACGACGAGGAGCGACGCTTGCTCTATGTCTCGATGACTCGTGCGGAGAGCCATCTGGTCTTTTCGGCAGGCGAGAATCCGAACACGTTCTTCGAGGAACTGCCGGTTGCTGTCGAAGAAATCACTCCCGAGGTCGAAGCAGACGACCGTAGCGAGACGACACAGGCGAACCTGCAGATCTCGGTGCCGACACCTGCGGGACCGGTCGGGCACTCACCACACACGTTGATGCGTGACGACGTGTTCGAGGATGTTGCAGGCGGAAGGGGAACTGAGTTCGGAACACAGGTCCACGAGTTCGCCGAACGGTACGCACTCGGAGCGGATGTTGAACCGTCGAAAGGTAACGACGATGAGTCTCATCTCAAGACCCTGATCGACTCACTTGACGGTGAGATACGGGTCGAAGAGGACGTGTATCTCCCGCTTACCGTCGATGGTGAACGAGTGACTATCTCAGGTGTGGTTGACCTCGTTCATATTCTCCCTGACACTGTCGAAATCATCGATTTCAAAACAGATCGCGGACGGCACGCAGAGGCCGAATATCGGAAGCAACTCAGCGTGTACTATCACGTCTTGCACGAGTGTTTTCCCGAACGCGATGTGACCGCCGCCATCTTCTACACGGCCGAGGCGACGCGTGTCGATATCAACCCGTTGTCGAAAGCGGACATAGCCGAGTTGACGAGAGCGGTGCTGTAA
- a CDS encoding PD-(D/E)XK nuclease family protein: MPITRAKSIDALYEECKGFDLVLVPDAPMASALNRRLDRPHFGPFAITPRRLAAQRREQDEYRLSFLESIESTDLDWKEASHAVGNIHQCWEYQGTAESILEYELFRTAATRTVVNCVSESDTTLRRLTEYTIDADTSVAVVGLTQLTALERSILPPDYETIDPFADETFDYPPFRVFDSPAAIVDAVLDTVTQENADDVGVVLDAASQYSSLIESAFEAAGIPYHGGPGFDDLPHHRTFLQLLRSAHAGRETRISDVRPLLTRFGKSIDIEHDEKRLYDSDQQAANWLLELHDEVRTGTFSAALDAYESAADTVLDAFRDELSTLGLLTDPVTEEAVDRLEFYVQTYDIPVDHGNEGVLLADAKSAAHVDRPVVFYLGLDEGWTHSPPRRPWVDRDREFERNIQQFQLLLQNGIDQYYLVQDTAGGTPVTPCLYFEELFDETFERFSDLDSVPHSRAFRTTADGFAKEPLDIAAAEVTTISQSSLNTYVNSPRDYFFSRLLDTPDKDYFREGNLLHDFAEYYVAHPESVTDETLAEVAEIILDEVDPFLRGVDREVRHTKYRLGLQTIVEFLDTNPPHGDEFVAGNDGWGRNFFAEYYDRPIDTPHTERWFENSDLGLKGKIDLVHDSTHLLDYKSGSKKSAHSIVKHSALDPPSDKPNFQALLYLAHQRTVQPDQELQFTFFHFLETLDDIVAGEASLDDCLTTVTYYPHTFAEYVATEAVFNELKSEAANDCNKTFSKTEYEEYRAIFETHELPQTRDSDELIDSEFGHALTARMKENVGDYKYVKNGCKQALRHVLRIRNKNYFADDVDAFEQFVQERLEELNARRAGDERFPVGGLGGDPNYRYVDNRDCILEEESR, translated from the coding sequence GTGCCAATCACACGAGCGAAATCTATCGACGCCCTCTACGAGGAATGCAAGGGCTTTGACCTTGTGCTCGTGCCCGACGCGCCGATGGCGAGCGCACTCAATCGGCGTCTCGACCGACCACACTTTGGTCCGTTTGCGATCACGCCCCGTCGCCTCGCTGCACAACGCCGCGAACAGGACGAGTACCGACTTTCGTTTCTCGAAAGTATCGAATCGACCGACCTCGATTGGAAGGAGGCGTCCCATGCGGTCGGAAACATCCACCAATGCTGGGAGTATCAAGGAACGGCCGAGTCAATCCTCGAATACGAACTGTTCCGCACTGCAGCAACGCGGACAGTCGTTAACTGCGTCAGTGAGTCGGACACAACCCTCCGCCGACTCACCGAGTACACTATCGATGCCGATACGTCAGTTGCCGTCGTCGGACTAACGCAACTTACCGCACTCGAACGTTCGATTCTCCCGCCCGACTACGAGACAATCGATCCGTTCGCCGATGAGACGTTCGACTACCCGCCGTTCCGTGTCTTTGACTCTCCGGCCGCGATTGTCGATGCAGTTCTCGATACTGTCACTCAGGAAAACGCCGATGACGTCGGTGTCGTCCTCGATGCTGCCAGTCAGTACTCGTCGCTCATCGAATCCGCATTCGAGGCGGCGGGGATTCCGTACCACGGCGGTCCCGGATTCGACGACCTACCCCATCACAGGACGTTTCTGCAACTTCTCCGTAGTGCCCATGCCGGACGGGAGACCCGAATTAGTGACGTTAGGCCGTTGCTCACCCGGTTCGGAAAATCGATCGATATCGAACACGACGAAAAGCGCCTTTACGACAGCGACCAGCAAGCGGCCAACTGGCTTCTCGAACTCCACGACGAGGTTCGTACCGGTACGTTCAGTGCGGCCCTCGATGCTTACGAATCCGCTGCGGACACCGTTCTCGATGCGTTCCGTGACGAACTTTCCACGCTTGGTCTCTTGACCGACCCCGTTACTGAGGAGGCAGTTGACCGACTCGAATTCTACGTACAGACGTACGATATCCCCGTCGATCACGGAAACGAGGGTGTGCTGTTGGCAGATGCGAAGTCAGCGGCTCACGTTGACCGGCCTGTCGTGTTTTACCTCGGTCTCGACGAGGGGTGGACGCACTCGCCCCCACGGCGGCCGTGGGTTGACCGCGACCGGGAGTTCGAGCGCAACATCCAGCAGTTCCAACTGCTCCTCCAGAACGGTATCGACCAGTACTACCTCGTACAGGATACCGCCGGGGGGACACCCGTGACCCCGTGTCTGTATTTCGAGGAACTGTTCGATGAGACCTTCGAGCGATTCAGCGATCTCGATTCGGTTCCACACTCACGCGCGTTTCGAACGACGGCGGACGGCTTTGCGAAGGAACCACTCGACATCGCTGCTGCTGAAGTCACGACCATCAGCCAGTCGAGCCTCAACACCTACGTCAACTCACCCCGAGACTACTTTTTCTCTCGACTTCTCGATACTCCGGACAAGGACTACTTCAGGGAAGGAAATCTGCTTCACGACTTTGCGGAGTATTACGTCGCTCATCCCGAGTCTGTCACGGACGAGACGCTTGCTGAAGTTGCGGAGATCATCCTCGATGAAGTTGATCCATTCCTCCGTGGGGTTGACCGGGAGGTCCGACACACCAAGTACCGTCTCGGACTCCAGACTATCGTCGAGTTCTTGGACACGAACCCACCCCACGGCGACGAGTTCGTTGCCGGAAACGACGGCTGGGGACGGAATTTCTTCGCCGAGTACTACGACCGCCCCATTGACACACCCCACACGGAACGGTGGTTCGAGAACAGCGACCTCGGTCTGAAAGGCAAAATCGACCTCGTTCACGACTCGACGCATCTTCTCGACTACAAGAGCGGGTCGAAGAAGTCTGCGCACTCGATAGTCAAACATTCGGCGCTCGACCCACCGAGCGACAAGCCAAACTTCCAAGCACTGCTGTACCTCGCTCACCAGCGTACCGTACAGCCAGACCAGGAACTCCAATTCACGTTCTTTCACTTCCTCGAAACGCTTGATGACATCGTCGCTGGTGAGGCCTCTCTGGACGACTGCCTGACGACGGTGACGTACTATCCGCACACCTTCGCGGAGTACGTTGCGACAGAGGCCGTCTTCAACGAACTGAAATCGGAGGCCGCGAACGACTGCAACAAGACGTTCTCGAAAACGGAGTACGAGGAGTATCGTGCGATTTTCGAGACGCACGAACTCCCACAGACGCGTGATAGCGACGAACTCATCGACTCCGAGTTCGGGCACGCGCTGACAGCGCGGATGAAGGAGAACGTCGGTGACTACAAATACGTAAAAAACGGCTGTAAGCAGGCGCTCAGACACGTGCTTCGGATTCGAAACAAGAACTACTTCGCAGACGATGTAGACGCCTTCGAACAGTTCGTGCAAGAACGACTCGAAGAGTTGAACGCTCGCCGCGCCGGTGACGAACGGTTCCCAGTTGGGGGACTCGGCGGCGATCCGAACTATCGGTACGTGGATAACCGAGACTGCATTCTGGAGGAGGAATCACGATGA
- a CDS encoding FAS1-like dehydratase domain-containing protein, protein MNPPVEGKTQTFERTFTVEEVQQFAELSGDAQPRHTEPDEDGRVMVQGLLTATMPTKLGGDDGVLASNMEFEFHQPVYTGESVTCTSTYDTVVERDNRYEFSADVVCENADGEPVLTGTVDGLIWKDD, encoded by the coding sequence ATGAATCCACCAGTTGAAGGCAAAACACAGACGTTCGAACGAACGTTTACCGTCGAAGAGGTCCAGCAGTTTGCGGAACTTTCTGGAGACGCACAGCCTCGACACACCGAACCTGACGAGGACGGCCGAGTGATGGTGCAAGGATTATTGACGGCGACGATGCCGACGAAACTTGGCGGTGACGACGGGGTGTTGGCCAGTAATATGGAATTCGAGTTTCACCAACCTGTCTACACTGGCGAATCAGTTACCTGCACCTCGACGTACGATACGGTCGTAGAACGCGACAATCGCTATGAATTCTCGGCAGACGTTGTCTGTGAGAACGCAGATGGTGAACCTGTCCTGACCGGGACGGTCGATGGGCTAATCTGGAAAGACGACTGA
- a CDS encoding BlaI/MecI/CopY family transcriptional regulator: MTVHGMIPMDWNRLGPREKELLAILRRSEQSLTSREVQRELREDGVDVVYSTVSATLDRLVEKRLVDRTEEMQRGSPRYRHTFAADQYAGELLDSIVEDVSEVLGTDGLTGLVRRAEAMGGDEQSNEHNPTNTKA; encoded by the coding sequence ATGACCGTACATGGGATGATACCCATGGACTGGAACCGCCTCGGACCACGTGAAAAGGAACTGTTAGCAATCCTGCGACGGAGCGAACAGTCCTTGACTTCGCGGGAAGTCCAGCGTGAACTCCGAGAAGACGGCGTCGATGTCGTGTACTCGACAGTGAGTGCGACACTCGACCGCCTCGTCGAGAAGCGGTTAGTGGACCGAACCGAGGAGATGCAGCGTGGATCACCTCGATACCGACACACCTTCGCGGCCGACCAGTACGCCGGTGAACTCCTCGATTCGATCGTCGAGGACGTATCCGAAGTCCTCGGTACTGACGGCCTGACTGGACTGGTGCGAAGGGCCGAGGCGATGGGCGGGGATGAGCAATCGAACGAACACAACCCTACAAATACGAAAGCATGA
- a CDS encoding plastocyanin/azurin family copper-binding protein, giving the protein MTTKLDRRKLMKQIGITGTVALLGGVAGCTSSADSSGDGGAETEAKTATSKPKDSSSDGEKWTKTDTVDMNDELKFAPKRIKVESGTTVTWKNVGAVGHTVTAYEDEIPDGATYFASGGFDSEKAAKDGYPDKGNVTEGGTYEHTFETKGTYKYYCVPHEMNAMVGYVKVI; this is encoded by the coding sequence ATGACAACGAAACTCGATAGGCGGAAGTTGATGAAGCAAATTGGAATCACTGGGACCGTAGCGCTGCTGGGTGGCGTCGCCGGATGTACCAGTAGCGCTGACTCAAGCGGTGATGGGGGTGCGGAGACTGAGGCGAAGACCGCGACATCCAAACCGAAGGACAGCTCGTCGGACGGTGAAAAGTGGACGAAAACCGACACCGTCGATATGAACGATGAACTGAAATTCGCACCGAAGCGCATCAAAGTGGAGTCAGGAACGACTGTCACGTGGAAGAACGTCGGTGCAGTCGGCCACACCGTCACCGCCTATGAGGACGAGATACCCGACGGCGCGACGTACTTCGCGTCGGGTGGATTCGACTCCGAGAAAGCGGCGAAAGACGGCTATCCCGACAAGGGGAACGTGACAGAAGGAGGCACCTACGAGCACACGTTCGAGACCAAGGGAACGTACAAGTACTACTGTGTACCGCACGAGATGAACGCAATGGTCGGATACGTCAAGGTTATTTAA
- the nosZ gene encoding TAT-dependent nitrous-oxide reductase has product MSSHDTSEGEETDTKTERSAETLLSEHEAQLNALIADVQGPDADPVETQLPNLGLGLGRRDFMKAGAAVGVLGSVAGCAGQGDSQGGTATPSSSHGDVPDHFVPPGEHDKYYGFWSGGHSGEVRVMGIPSMRELTRIPVFNRECAKGYGFDDGTGEMLKDAGDYTWGDSHHPSLSETDGKYDGEYLFVNDKANGRVARVNLKYFETDAILDVPNVQSVHGCCIQSPDTEYVFANGEFRAPLPNDGRDVDDPSKYVSLFSAIDPESMDVLWQVKVSGNLDIADSDKDGRWLLSSSYNDEEGVEIEEMTRDDRDSVKAFDVPAIQKAVDAGKYEEVNGVPVVDGTRESSLNKGDNPLVRYIPTPKSPHCVEVTPDGKYGIVAGKLSPTVSIIDIEKLGTEPDPAKTIVGQPKLGLGPLHTTYDDRGHGYTSLFIDSQVVKWDIEKAVESPKGSEEAILGKIDVHYNPGHIQAVQAMSVEPTGDWLVVLNKLSKDRFLPVGPIHPDNDQLIYIGNDKDNETGGMELVSDHPVYPEPHDAIMVHKDKLDPAKIWDAKDYEGEREYISEKNSGIERLDDSTVEVNMSSKRSEFGLREFTVKEGDEVQMTVTNIEKSPDIIHGVAIPEHDINLALAPQDTREVTFAADDPGVYWIYCTYFCSALHLEMRSRMIVEPRD; this is encoded by the coding sequence ATGAGTTCACACGACACATCGGAGGGGGAGGAGACCGACACCAAAACAGAGCGTAGCGCAGAGACATTACTATCGGAACACGAGGCGCAGTTGAATGCGCTTATTGCAGACGTACAGGGGCCGGACGCGGACCCAGTAGAGACGCAACTTCCGAATCTCGGTCTTGGTCTCGGTCGCCGGGACTTCATGAAAGCGGGGGCAGCCGTCGGGGTTCTGGGCTCCGTCGCCGGGTGTGCAGGGCAGGGCGACAGCCAGGGTGGTACAGCCACGCCGTCTTCGAGTCACGGCGATGTGCCCGACCACTTCGTTCCGCCGGGCGAACACGACAAGTACTACGGCTTCTGGAGTGGCGGTCACTCCGGCGAAGTGAGAGTAATGGGAATTCCGTCGATGCGGGAACTCACGCGAATCCCCGTGTTCAACAGGGAGTGCGCGAAGGGATACGGTTTCGACGACGGAACGGGGGAGATGCTTAAAGACGCAGGCGACTACACGTGGGGTGACTCTCACCACCCGAGCTTATCCGAGACCGATGGGAAGTACGACGGCGAGTACCTATTCGTCAACGACAAAGCCAACGGCCGCGTCGCACGGGTGAATCTGAAGTACTTCGAGACGGATGCGATTCTGGACGTGCCGAACGTCCAGTCAGTCCACGGATGCTGCATTCAGAGCCCCGACACCGAGTACGTCTTCGCCAACGGTGAGTTCCGTGCGCCGCTTCCAAACGACGGGCGCGACGTAGACGACCCGTCGAAGTACGTCTCGCTGTTTTCGGCCATCGACCCCGAAAGCATGGACGTACTCTGGCAGGTGAAAGTCAGCGGCAACCTCGACATCGCCGACTCCGACAAAGACGGCCGGTGGCTGCTCTCGTCGTCGTACAACGACGAAGAGGGGGTCGAAATCGAGGAGATGACCCGCGACGACCGCGACTCGGTGAAGGCGTTCGACGTACCAGCCATTCAGAAAGCGGTTGATGCCGGGAAGTACGAGGAGGTCAACGGCGTCCCCGTCGTCGATGGGACCCGTGAAAGTTCACTCAACAAGGGCGATAACCCACTCGTCCGCTACATCCCGACGCCGAAATCACCCCACTGCGTTGAGGTGACGCCGGACGGAAAGTACGGCATCGTCGCCGGAAAGCTCTCTCCGACCGTCTCGATCATCGATATCGAGAAACTCGGAACCGAACCCGACCCGGCGAAGACGATTGTCGGCCAGCCCAAACTCGGTCTCGGTCCACTGCACACTACGTACGACGACCGCGGTCACGGGTACACCTCGCTGTTCATCGACTCGCAGGTCGTCAAGTGGGATATCGAAAAGGCAGTGGAGTCACCAAAAGGCTCCGAGGAGGCCATTCTCGGGAAGATAGACGTCCACTACAACCCAGGACACATCCAAGCGGTACAGGCAATGTCCGTCGAACCGACCGGCGATTGGCTCGTCGTCCTCAACAAACTGTCGAAGGACCGGTTCCTCCCAGTCGGACCGATTCACCCCGACAACGACCAACTCATCTACATCGGAAACGACAAAGACAACGAAACCGGTGGAATGGAACTGGTTTCCGATCACCCCGTCTATCCCGAACCGCACGACGCCATCATGGTCCACAAAGACAAGTTGGACCCGGCGAAGATATGGGATGCCAAGGACTACGAGGGAGAACGGGAGTACATCTCCGAGAAGAACTCGGGAATCGAACGCCTCGACGACTCGACCGTCGAGGTGAACATGAGTTCCAAGCGGAGCGAGTTCGGCCTCCGTGAATTCACGGTGAAAGAAGGCGACGAAGTGCAGATGACCGTGACGAACATCGAGAAGAGTCCGGACATCATCCACGGAGTTGCCATCCCCGAACACGACATCAACCTCGCGCTCGCCCCACAGGACACTCGGGAAGTAACGTTCGCCGCGGATGATCCCGGCGTCTACTGGATCTACTGCACGTACTTCTGTAGCGCACTGCACCTAGAGATGCGCTCGCGGATGATCGTCGAACCACGGGACTGA
- the nosD gene encoding nitrous oxide reductase family maturation protein NosD: MPSVSAERAFALFAVVVLLGTTLSALTVPTAAGADDSLAFEPGVPEEYAFDAPTETGTATVGGDSYESVQAAVDAATPGDTVHIRGSFSERVIISTPNITLESAPGRLARIDGDETEDALTIDADGVTVRRIWIHNSGRDTGSNDAGIWVNGTDARILDSRLTDVTFGIWVNGVDDVLLRNNTIVGREAVRPLSYRGNGIQLWKTTDTRVVENRITDVRDGLYYSWASNVTARENTMWELRYGVHYMYSDDCRLQNNTSFDNDVGYALMLSEHIEVVDNVAVNNTGVSGHGILLKRIDDSVVRGNHFVGNDRGIYVLNSVRNVMANNLVMENGIGVHLTAGTEDERVFGNSFVNNDRSVFAVTGELAVWNASERGNYWSSADAADIDNDGISDVRYRPSGLVEHLIYEHPQAAVFADSPAFDAIRLAESSFPVIESPGVVDHHPLTTPPHSDWRRYYERN, from the coding sequence ATGCCGTCTGTATCGGCCGAACGAGCGTTCGCCCTCTTCGCGGTCGTCGTTCTCCTCGGCACGACACTCTCAGCGCTGACGGTTCCGACGGCCGCAGGAGCGGATGACAGCCTCGCCTTCGAACCCGGTGTTCCGGAAGAGTACGCCTTCGACGCACCGACCGAAACGGGAACGGCGACCGTCGGCGGCGACTCCTACGAGTCGGTACAAGCGGCCGTCGATGCGGCCACGCCCGGAGACACCGTCCACATACGGGGGTCCTTCTCCGAGCGTGTTATCATCTCGACGCCGAACATCACACTCGAAAGCGCACCCGGTCGGTTGGCCCGTATCGACGGCGATGAGACGGAAGATGCACTCACGATAGACGCCGACGGCGTTACTGTCCGCCGAATCTGGATTCACAACTCCGGACGCGACACCGGAAGTAACGACGCCGGCATCTGGGTCAACGGCACGGACGCGCGCATACTCGACAGTCGTCTGACTGACGTCACCTTCGGTATCTGGGTGAACGGCGTTGACGACGTACTTCTGCGGAACAACACGATTGTCGGCCGCGAAGCGGTCCGGCCGTTATCCTATCGAGGAAACGGCATCCAACTCTGGAAAACGACAGATACCCGCGTCGTCGAAAACCGCATCACCGACGTTCGAGACGGGTTGTACTACTCGTGGGCGTCGAACGTAACCGCACGGGAGAACACGATGTGGGAACTTCGATACGGCGTCCACTACATGTACTCGGACGACTGCCGGTTACAGAACAACACCTCGTTCGATAACGACGTCGGCTACGCGCTCATGCTCTCAGAGCACATTGAGGTCGTAGATAACGTCGCCGTGAACAACACCGGCGTGAGCGGACACGGGATTCTCCTCAAGCGGATCGACGACTCCGTCGTTCGGGGGAATCACTTCGTCGGCAACGACCGGGGCATCTACGTGCTGAACTCGGTCCGAAACGTGATGGCAAACAACCTCGTCATGGAGAACGGCATCGGCGTCCATCTCACCGCCGGAACCGAAGACGAACGCGTCTTCGGGAATAGCTTCGTCAATAACGACCGGTCAGTGTTCGCGGTCACCGGCGAGTTGGCCGTCTGGAACGCGTCCGAACGAGGTAACTACTGGTCGTCCGCCGACGCCGCCGACATCGACAACGACGGCATCAGCGACGTTCGCTACCGGCCGTCTGGACTGGTAGAGCATCTGATCTACGAGCATCCACAGGCGGCGGTGTTCGCAGACAGCCCCGCATTCGACGCCATCCGCTTGGCTGAGAGTTCCTTCCCGGTCATCGAATCACCGGGAGTTGTCGATCACCACCCGCTCACGACACCACCACACAGCGACTGGAGACGATACTATGAACGCAATTGA